In a single window of the Arachis hypogaea cultivar Tifrunner chromosome 6, arahy.Tifrunner.gnm2.J5K5, whole genome shotgun sequence genome:
- the LOC112695201 gene encoding arachin Ahy-3-like, producing the protein MAKLLALSVCFCFLVLGASSISFRQQPEENACQFQRLNAQRPDNRLESEGGYIETWNPNNQEFECAGVALSRLVLRRNALRRPFYSNAPQEIFIQQGRGYFGLIFPGCPSTYEEPAQQGRRHQSQRAPRRFEGEDQSQQQQQDSHQKVRRFDEGDLIAVPTGVALWMYNDHDTDVVAVSLTDTNNNDNQLDQFPRRFNLAGNHEQEFLRYQQQSRRRSLPYSPYSPQSQPRQEEREFSPRGQHSRRERAGQEEENEGGNIFSGFTPEFLAQAFQVDDRQIVQNLRGENESEEEGAIVTVKGGLRILSPDRKRGADEEEEYDEDEYEYDEEDRRRGRGSRGRGNGIEETICTASVKKNIGRNRSPDIYNPQAGSLKTANDLNLLILRWLGLSAEYGNLYRNALFVPHYNTNAHSIIYALRGRAHVQVVDSNGNRVYDEELQEGHVLVVPQNFAVAGKSQSDNFEYVAFKTDSRPSIANLAGENSIIDNLPEEVVANSYGLPREQARQLKNNNPFKFFVPPSQQSLRAVA; encoded by the exons ATGGCGAAGCTTCTGGCGCTTTCTGTTTGCTTTTGCTTTCTAGTTCTGGGAGCTAGCAGCATCTCCTTCAGGCAGCAGCCGGAGGAGAATGCGTGCCAGTTCCAGCGCCTCAATGCGCAGAGGCCTGACAACCGCCTTGAATCGGAGGGCGGTTACATTGAGACTTGGAACCCAAACAACCAGGAGTTCGAATGCGCCGGCGTCGCCCTCTCGCGCTTAGTCCTCCGCCGCAACGCCCTTCGGAGGCCTTTCTACTCCAATGCTCCCCAGGAGATCTTCATCCAGCAAG GAAGGGGATACTTTGGGTTGATATTCCCTGGTTGTCCTAGCACATATGAAGAGCCTGCACAACAAGGTCGCCGGCATCAGTCGCAAAGAGCACCAAGACGTTTTGAAGGAGAAGACCAAAGCCAACAGCAACAACAGGATAGTCACCAGAAAGTGCGCCGTTTCGATGAGGGTGATCTCATTGCAGTTCCCACCGGTGTTGCTCTCTGGATGTACAACGACCATGACACTGATGTTGTTGCTGTTTCTCTTACTGACACCAACAACAACGACAACCAGCTTGATCAGTTCCCCAGG AGATTCAATTTGGCTGGAAACCACGAGCAAGAGTTCTTAAGATACCAGCAACAAAGCAGACGAAGAAGCTTACCATATAGCCCATACAGCCCGCAAAGTCAGCCTAGACAAGAAGAGCGTGAATTTAGCCCTCGAGGACAGCACAGCCGCAGAGAACGAGCAggacaagaagaagaaaatgaaggtgGAAACATCTTCAGCGGCTTCACGCCGGAGTTCCTGGCACAAGCCTTCCAGGTTGACGACAGACAGATAGTGCAAAATCTAAGAGGCGAGAACGAGAGTGAGGAAGAGGGAGCCATTGTGACAGTGAAGGGAGGCCTCAGAATCTTGAGCCCAGATAGAAAGAGAGGTGCCGACGAAGAAGAGGAATACGATGAAGATGAATATGAATACGATGAAGAGGATAGAAGGCGTGGCAGGGGAAGCAGAGGCAGGGGGAATGGTATTGAAGAGACGATCTGCACAGCAAGTGTTAAAAAGAACATTGGTAGAAACAGATCCCCTGACATCTACAATCCTCAAGCTGGTTCACTCAAAACTGCCAACGATCTCAACCTTCTAATCCTTAGGTGGCTTGGACTTAGTGCTGAATATGGAAATCTCTACAGG AATGCATTGTTTGTCCCTCACTACAACACCAACGCACACagcatcatatatgcattgaggGGACGGGCTCACGTGCAAGTCGTGGACAGCAACGGCAACAGAGTGTACGACGAGGAGCTTCAAGAGGGTCACGTGCTTGTGGTGCCACAGAACTTCGCCGTCGCTGGAAAGTCCCAGAGCGACAACTTTGAATACGTGGCATTCAAGACAGACTCAAGGCCCAGCATAGCCAACCTCGCCGGTGAAAACTCCATCATAGATAACTTGCCGGAGGAGGTGGTTGCAAATTCATATGGCCTCCCAAGGGAGCAGGCAAGGCAGCTTAAGAACAACAACCCCTTCAAGTTCTTCGTTCCACCGTCTCAACAGTCTCTCAGGGCTGTGGCTTGA
- the LOC112695204 gene encoding arachin Ahy-3-like has translation MAKLLALSVCFCFLVLGASSVTFRQQGEENECQFQRLNAQRPDNRIESEGGYIETWNPNNQEFQCAGVALSRFVLRRNALRRPFYSNAPQEIFIYQGSGYFGLIFPGCPGTFEEPIQGSEQFQSQRPLDTHQKVHSFREGDLIAVPHGVAFWIYNDQDSDVVAISVLHTNSLHNQLDQFPRRFNLAGKQEQEFLRYQQEQENEGGNVFSGFSTEFLLHGFQVNEDIVKNLRGENESEEQGAIVTVKRGLSILVPAERRQSYQQPGNFNNGIEETICTASVKMNIGKSTSADIYNPQAGSVRTVNELDLPILNRLGLSAEYGSIHRDAMFVPHYNMNANSIIYALQGGAHVQVVDCNGNRVFDEELQEGQSLVVPQNFAVAAKSQSEHFLYVAFKTNSRASISNLAGKNSYMWNLPEDVVANSYGLQYEQARQLKNNNPFTFLVPPQDSQMIRTVA, from the exons ATGGCTAAGCTTCTTGCGCTTTCTGTTTGCTTTTGCTTTCTAGTTCTGGGAGCTAGCAGCGTCACCTTCAGGCAGCAGGGGGAGGAGAATGAGTGCCAGTTCCAGCGCCTCAATGCCCAGAGACCCGACAACCGCATTGAGTCTGAAGGCGGTTACATTGAGACTTGGAACCCCAACAACCAGGAGTTCCAGTGCGCCGGCGTCGCCCTCTCTCGCTTCGTCCTCCGCCGCAACGCCCTTCGAAGGCCTTTCTACTCCAATGCTCCCCAGGAGATCTTCATCTACCAAG GGAGTGGTTATTTTGGGTTGATATTCCCTGGTTGTCCTGGCACATTTGAAGAGCCAATTCAGGGATCTGAACAATTCCAAAGCCAAAGGCCACTGGACACTCACCAAAAGGTTCACAGCTTCAGAGAGGGTGATCTCATCGCTGTTCCCCACGGCGTTGCTTTCTGGATCTACAACGACCAAGACAGTGATGTTGTTGCCATTTCTGTTTTACACACCAACAGCCTCCACAACCAACTTGACCAATTCCCCAGG AGGTTCAATTTAGCTGGAAAGCAAGAGCAAGAATTCCTAAGATACCAGCAAGAACAAGAAAACGAAGGCGGCAACGTCTTTAGCGGCTTCTCAACAGAATTCCTCTTACATGGCTTCCAAGTGAACGAGGACATAGTGAAGAACCTAAGAGGAGAAAACGAAAGCGAGGAGCAAGGAGCCATTGTGACAGTAAAGAGAGGCCTTAGCATCTTAGTTCCAGCAGAGAGGAGGCAGAGCTACCAACAACCTGGAAACTTCAACAACGGCATTGAAGAAACCATTTGCACTGCAAGTGTTAAGATGAACATTGGCAAATCCACATCTGCTGATATCTACAACCCTCAAGCTGGTAGCGTCAGAACTGTAAACGAACTCGACCTCCCAATCCTCAATCGACTCGGACTCAGCGCCGAGTATGGATCCATTCATCGG GATGCAATGTTTGTTCCTCACTACAACATGAACGCAAACAGCATAATATATGCATTGCAGGGAGGAGCTCATGTCCAAGTGGTGGACTGCAATGGCAATAGAGTGTTCGACGAGGAGCTTCAAGAGGGTCAATCGCTGGTGGTGCCACAGAACTTCGCCGTGGCTGCAAAGTCACAGAGCGAGCACTTCTTGTACGTCGCATTCAAGACAAACTCAAGGGCCAGCATATCCAACCTTGCCGGCAAAAATTCCTACATGTGGAACTTGCCGGAAGATGTGGTTGCAAATTCATATGGCCTACAATATGAGCAAGCAAGGCAACTCAAGAACAATAACCCCTTCACGTTCTTGGTTCCACCTCAAGACTCTCAGATGATCAGGACTGTGGCTTAG
- the LOC112695205 gene encoding TOM1-like protein 2, with amino-acid sequence MSLQERAESVDVGGGSSPGVPHNLGSYLQQQGLDPPSSYPVPEAGLVSMDDLTFSSGLQHMSAEEKKELLVVARNSLELLSSIINSEAEPKTLKEDLTLSLLDKCKHSLSIMKEIAESTTDDEETLFEALYLNDELQQIVSKYEELEAAQRPVAQETPNADTAKHDAEAVQNPIELPKKFEEDESEEFEAAQELERKLPKKSNGVEANATNGDGHHVETTILDKADEKGNAESSLKSNRE; translated from the exons ATG AGTTTGCAAGAAAGGGCTGAATCAGTTGATGTAGGAGGAGGAAGTTCGCCCGGTGTTCCTCACAATTTAGGGTCTTATCTTCAGCAACAGGGATTAGACCCTCCTTCAAGCTACCCTGTTCCCGAAGCTGGACTAGTTTCTATGGATGACTTGACTTTTTCTTCCGGTCTCCAACACATGTCAGCTGAAGAGAAGAAAGAGCTTCTTGTAGTTGCACGAAACAGTCTTGAATTGCTATCTAGCATAATAAATTCTGAGGCAGAGCCCAAAACCTTGAAG GAAGATTTAACTCTCAGTTTGCTGGACAAGTGCAAGCACTCACTTTCTATCATGAAGGAAATTGCGGAAAGCACCACAGATGATGAAGAGACACTTTTTGAGGCTTTGTATCTTAATGATGAGCTGCAGCAGATAGTTTCCAAGTACGAGGAGTTGGAGGCTGCTCAACGGCCTGTGGCACAAGAGACTCCAAATGCTGACACTGCAAAGCATGATGCGGAAGCTGTTCAAAATCCTATTGAACTTCCTAAAAAATTTGAAGAGGATGAGTCCGAAGAGTTCGAAGCTGCTCAGGAACTTGAAAGAAAGCTTCCCAAAAAGTCCAACGGTGTTGAAGCCAATGCAACCAATGGGGATGGTCATCATGTTGAAACCACAATACTAGATAAGGCAGATGAGAAGGGCAACGCCGAATCTAGCCTCAAGAGCAATAGAGAGTGA